The following coding sequences are from one Saprospiraceae bacterium window:
- a CDS encoding ABC transporter permease has protein sequence MKSLDLKQILFVLTSLFLVFCLFACVVPYFFSVDKMQYANSQDLTKSLRNPMFTSCGQGNLLSKAEISNFKEFVIGVAPSSNSGRKTSVQDQKVKCTTHYFGTDKLGRDIYSRIIVGIRYTMVVSSTAVLFSLFLGITIGAMAGYYGGKTDRFLSMLIGLFWSLPSILLAFAISFAFGRTLPALFIAIGLTMWGDVARVVRGQVKYYKEMYFVQAGISMGFSDSRILFRHILPNIMGPIYVLAASNFALAVLLESGLSFIGLGLQPPIPTLGNILQEHYVYAVSSNPLLAIIPAFIVVLLILSFQLQTNYWRDKTDLKATTT, from the coding sequence ATGAAATCGTTAGACTTGAAACAAATATTATTTGTGTTGACGAGTCTGTTTCTTGTATTTTGCTTATTTGCCTGTGTTGTACCTTATTTTTTCAGTGTAGATAAAATGCAGTACGCCAATTCACAGGACTTGACAAAATCCCTGAGGAACCCCATGTTTACAAGCTGTGGACAAGGGAATTTATTGTCAAAAGCGGAAATCAGTAATTTTAAAGAATTTGTAATTGGTGTAGCACCTTCATCCAACTCAGGGCGGAAGACTTCTGTCCAGGACCAAAAGGTAAAGTGTACAACACATTATTTTGGAACCGACAAATTGGGAAGGGACATTTACAGTAGAATCATCGTCGGCATCAGATATACGATGGTAGTGAGCTCGACGGCAGTTCTTTTTTCGTTATTTTTAGGAATAACGATCGGTGCGATGGCAGGTTATTATGGTGGAAAGACAGACCGATTCCTAAGTATGCTGATCGGTCTATTCTGGAGTTTACCTTCTATACTGTTGGCTTTTGCGATCAGTTTTGCTTTTGGAAGAACACTACCTGCCTTGTTCATTGCGATCGGACTAACGATGTGGGGTGATGTAGCAAGAGTAGTCAGAGGCCAGGTAAAGTATTATAAGGAGATGTATTTTGTGCAAGCAGGCATATCGATGGGATTTTCAGACAGTAGAATTCTGTTCAGACACATATTGCCGAACATTATGGGACCAATTTATGTATTGGCAGCTTCCAATTTTGCTTTGGCTGTATTGCTTGAGTCGGGTTTATCTTTTATTGGGCTTGGATTACAGCCTCCGATTCCAACTTTGGGAAACATTCTTCAGGAGCATTATGTATATGCAGTATCATCGAATCCATTGCTTGCCATTATTCCGGCATTTATTGTAGTTTTGCTCATTCTGTCTTTTCAATTGCAAACCAATTATTGGAGAGACAAGACCGATTTGAAAGCAACCACAACATGA
- a CDS encoding SpoIIE family protein phosphatase yields the protein MSRENNILTKMENELSLKQLQITSLLNITQAINENLPQEDLFTMYKNFLTWELSIEKIALYIQEETKWHAVLTNHVDPELRLEELPDKFIKYKRLHTIKKTDDKQLQEFEFIIPVYHKRDPIAYSLISGVKNGEDIFNNIQIITSITNIIAVAIENKRLVRKQIIQEKELELANEVTKMLIPEEMPTGSQFELANIYQPHFKVGGDYIDYIRFDEDRICFCIADVSGKGIAAAMIMANFQALVQNLAQQYKDLETLVIALNETVLKITKGEKYITFFIALADIKNKTLQYVNAGHIPPIYYHKGNFQSLGASCTIIGHFDRLPELREGCIPLEESSLLVAFTDGLTDVKNEFGEKFNVSYIKSSILEQPNITAKDLNAKIMDQIQNFKGSEELPDDIAIITFKYCPTQKIKKLSK from the coding sequence ATGAGTCGCGAAAACAATATATTGACAAAGATGGAAAATGAGTTGAGTCTAAAACAACTCCAGATCACATCTTTGCTGAATATTACTCAAGCGATCAATGAAAATCTTCCACAAGAAGATTTATTTACCATGTACAAGAATTTTTTAACCTGGGAACTCAGTATTGAAAAAATTGCATTGTATATACAAGAAGAAACCAAGTGGCACGCGGTTTTAACAAATCATGTGGATCCGGAATTGAGATTGGAAGAGTTGCCGGACAAATTTATCAAATACAAACGTCTGCATACTATTAAAAAAACGGACGACAAACAATTACAAGAATTTGAATTTATCATTCCGGTATATCACAAGCGAGATCCAATTGCGTATTCTCTCATCAGTGGAGTAAAAAATGGTGAGGATATTTTCAACAACATTCAGATTATAACGTCTATCACCAATATCATAGCCGTTGCTATAGAAAACAAGAGACTGGTTCGCAAACAAATTATTCAGGAGAAAGAGCTGGAACTGGCTAATGAAGTGACAAAGATGTTGATACCTGAGGAGATGCCGACAGGTTCACAGTTTGAATTGGCCAATATTTATCAACCGCATTTTAAAGTAGGAGGAGATTATATCGATTATATCCGTTTTGATGAAGATCGGATTTGTTTTTGTATCGCTGACGTTTCAGGTAAAGGAATAGCAGCTGCGATGATTATGGCCAATTTTCAAGCATTGGTACAAAATCTTGCCCAACAATATAAGGATCTGGAAACGCTTGTCATCGCTCTGAATGAGACCGTGTTGAAAATCACAAAAGGGGAAAAGTATATCACTTTCTTTATTGCGTTGGCAGATATTAAGAATAAAACTCTACAATATGTGAATGCGGGACATATTCCACCGATATATTATCACAAAGGAAATTTTCAATCACTAGGTGCAAGTTGTACGATCATAGGTCATTTTGACAGACTTCCGGAGTTGAGAGAAGGTTGTATTCCTTTGGAAGAAAGCTCATTATTGGTCGCATTTACTGATGGACTGACCGATGTAAAGAATGAATTTGGCGAAAAATTCAATGTTTCATACATCAAATCCAGTATTTTAGAACAACCAAATATCACCGCGAAAGATCTCAATGCAAAAATCATGGATCAAATACAAAACTTTAAAGGATCTGAGGAACTTCCGGATGATATTGCGATTATTACATTTAAATATTGTCCCACACAAAAAATTAAGAAATTATCAAAATGA
- a CDS encoding NINE protein: protein MKKKWVAIFLAIIGGSFGMHRFYLRQTEIGILYILLLILRNIFSIFGMPISTLLSWYDAYKFMIMDPNEFDRKYNSYYFRDRYGNRREMPKVQNQRRGRYILLDENQETTKRNQSSYFDLRKQRKESQNYKNSGIRKFKDYDIKGAIQDFKRAIDLDPNDKALHFNIACAYSMNEEATNAITHLNKARLLGFNDWENVMNHEALAYIRVLPEFEAFRNNQYILTDSILERLNKRDRDLLEELQNARKVKTELLLDTKQNWKNELS, encoded by the coding sequence ATGAAAAAAAAATGGGTTGCCATTTTTCTGGCTATAATCGGAGGTAGTTTTGGAATGCACCGATTTTATCTTAGACAAACCGAAATCGGTATACTCTATATTTTGTTGCTTATATTAAGAAATATATTTAGCATTTTTGGTATGCCTATTTCTACTTTGCTTTCGTGGTACGATGCGTACAAATTTATGATCATGGACCCGAACGAATTTGATCGGAAATACAATTCTTATTATTTCAGAGACAGGTATGGCAATCGTAGGGAAATGCCTAAGGTACAAAACCAAAGAAGAGGCCGATATATATTATTAGACGAAAATCAAGAGACAACAAAAAGAAACCAAAGCTCATACTTTGATCTTCGCAAGCAAAGGAAGGAAAGTCAGAATTATAAAAATTCTGGGATCAGAAAATTTAAAGATTACGATATCAAAGGTGCAATTCAGGATTTTAAAAGAGCCATTGATTTGGATCCAAATGATAAAGCACTCCACTTTAATATAGCATGTGCTTATTCAATGAATGAAGAAGCGACAAATGCAATCACCCATCTCAACAAAGCAAGATTGTTGGGTTTTAATGATTGGGAAAATGTAATGAATCATGAAGCTCTGGCATATATAAGGGTCCTACCGGAATTTGAGGCTTTCCGAAATAACCAGTATATTCTAACTGATTCTATTCTTGAAAGATTAAATAAAAGAGACAGAGATTTATTGGAGGAACTGCAGAATGCGCGTAAAGTAAAAACTGAATTATTGTTGGACACAAAACAAAACTGGAAGAATGAGCTATCATGA